In one window of Lynx canadensis isolate LIC74 chromosome A3, mLynCan4.pri.v2, whole genome shotgun sequence DNA:
- the CEBPB gene encoding LOW QUALITY PROTEIN: CCAAT/enhancer-binding protein beta (The sequence of the model RefSeq protein was modified relative to this genomic sequence to represent the inferred CDS: inserted 2 bases in 1 codon): MQRLVAWDPACLPLPPPPAFKSMEVANFYYEADCLAAAYGGKAAPAAPPAARPGPRPPAGELGSIGDHERAIDFSPYLEPLGAPQAPAPATATDTFEAAPPAPAPAPPPXGQHTDFLSDLFSDDYGGKNCKKASEYGYVSLGRLGAAKGALHPGCFAPLHPPPPPPPPQPAELKAEPGFEPADCKRKEEAGAPGGGTSGMAAGFPYALRAYLGYQAVPSGSSGSLSTSSSSSPPGTPSPADAKAPPAACYAGAAPAPSQVKSKAKKTVDKHSDEYKIRRERNNIAVRKSRDKAKMRNLETQHKVLELTAENERLQKKVEQLSRELSTLRNLFKQLPEPLLASSGHC; the protein is encoded by the exons ATGCAACGCCTGGTGGCCTGGGACCCAGCATGTCTGCCCCTGCCGCCGCCGCCTGCCTTTAAATCCATGGAAGTGGCCAACTTCTACTACGAGGCGGACTGCTTGGCTGCTGCGTACGGCGGCAAGGCGGCCCCCGCGGCGCCCCCCGCGGCCAGACCCGGGCCGCGCCCCCCCGCCGGCGAGCTGGGTAGCATCGGCGACCACGAGCGCGCCATCGACTTCAGTCCGTACCTGGAGCCGCTGGGCGCGCCGCAGGCCCCGGCGCCGGCCACAGCCACGGACACCTTCGAGGCGGCTCCGCCCGCGCCCGCCCCCGCGCCGCCTCC CGGGCAGCACACCGACTTCCTCTCCGACCTCTTCTCCGACGACTACGGGGGCAAGAACTGCAAGAAGGCGTCCGAGTACGGCTACGtgagcctggggcgcctgggggccgCCAAGGGCGCGCTGCACCCCGGCTGCTTCGCGCCCCTGcacccgccgcccccgccgccgccaccgcagCCCGCCGAGCTCAAGGCGGAGCCGGGCTTCGAGCCCGCGGACTGCAAGCGGAAGGAGGAGGCCGGAGCGCCGGGCGGCGGTACCTCAGGCATGGCGGCTGGCTTCCCGTACGCGCTGCGCGCCTACCTCGGCTACCAGGCGGTGCCGAGCGGCAGCAGCGGGAGCCTGTCCACGTCCTCTTCGTCCAGCCCGCCCGGCACGCCGAGCCCCGCCGACGCCAAGGCGCCCCCGGCCGCCTGCTATGCGGGGGCGGCGCCGGCGCCCTCGCAGGTCAAGAGCAAGGCCAAGAAGACCGTGGACAAGCACAGCGACGAGTACAAGATCCGGCGCGAGCGCAACAACATCGCGGTGCGCAAGAGCCGCGACAAGGCCAAGATGCGCAACCTGGAGACGCAGCACAAGGTCCTGGAGCTCACGGCCGAGAACGAGCGGCTTCAGAAGAAGGTGGAACAGCTGTCGCGCGAGCTCAGCACCCTGCGGAACTTGTTCAAGCAGCTGCCCGAGCCTCTGCTCGCCTCCTCCGGCCACTGCTAG